CGACCACCTCGCCAACCGCTGGCTCGCTCCGCTCTTTTCGCTCTTCTGCCTCACCGTTTTCGGCGTCGCGCGTCCCGCGCGCCGCTCCGCCGCGGCGGATGCGCGCACCGTCTCCGTTGTCATCCCCGCCCGCAACGAAGCCGGCAACATCGAGGCCGCCGTCCTCCGCACGCCCGAGCTCGGTGCCGGCACCGAAATCATCTTCGTCGAGGGCAACTCCACCGACCACACCTGGGCCGAGATCCAACGCGTCGCCGCCGCCTACCCGCAGCGGAACATCAAGATCATGCAGCAAACCGGCCGCGGCAAAGGCGACGCCGTGCGTAAAGGCTTCGCCGCCGCCACCGGCGACATCCTCATGATCCTCGACGCCGACCTCACGATGCCGCCCGAGGAGCTGCCGAAATTCTACGACGTCCTCGCGCGTCGCCAGGCCGACTTCGCCAACGGCTGCCGCCTCGTCTACCCGATGGACGAAAAGGCCATGCAGTTCCTCAATCTCTGCGCCAACAAAACCTTCGGCCTCATCTTCACTTGGCTGCTCGGCCAGCCCGTGAAGGACACCCTTTGCGGCACCAAGGTCCTCACTCGCGCCCACTACGAGCAGATCGCCGCCAACCGCGCCTACTTCGGCGACTTCGATCCGTTCGGCGACTTCGACCTGCTCTTCGGCGCCGCCAAGCTCAACCTCCGCATCGTCGACGTTCCCATCCGCTACAAGGAGCGCACCTACGGCACCACCAACATCCAGCGCTGGAAACACGGCTGGCTCCTCCTGCGCATGGTGCTCTTCGCCGCCCGCAAACTGAAGTTCGTCTGAGCCGCCGCGGCCCCGTGCCCGTTCACTCCTACATCGATCAACCAGCCGACTGGTCGCGCCCCTCGCGCTGCGTGATCATCCGCGGCTGGGCCTTCGCTGACGACGGTCGCACGCTCGCCGGCGTCCGCCTTCTCGCCCGCGATCGCTCGCTCCACGGCGTCGTCGGCCTGCCCCGCCCCGACGTGCGCGCCGCCCTGCCCGCCGCGCCGACCGATGACACCGGTTTCGAAATCCGCGGCACGCTCCCGCCCGGCGCACAACAGCTCCGCATCAAACTCCTCTTCTCCGACGGCTCCACCGCGCTCGCGCTCGATCGCCGCGTCCGCATCCCGCGCTCGTGGCTCCCGCTCTGGCTTGGCGGCGGACACTGGACCGAGCTCATGTTTTTCCAAATGCCGTCGCACATGGCCTACCCGCCGCGCGCGATCGATCCGGAAAGATTTCCGCCCGCCTCCCGCCGCGCCGCGCCGCGCCTCACCGTCGTCACGCCCTCCTTCCGCCACGCCGCCTACCTCGAGCAAACCATGCGCAGCGTTCTCGAACAGGACGCACCCGTCGACTACGTCGTGCAGGACGGCGGCTCCACCGACGGCTCCGTGGAAATCCTCCAACGCCTCGCGCGCGAATTCCCCGCCGATGGCGACGCCGCGCATCCGCGCCTCGTCGCGTGGTCGAGCGAACACGACGCCGGCCAGGCCGACGCCATCGCGCGCGGCTTCGCCCGCACGCACGGCGCGCCCGACGAGGTGATGGCTTACCTCAACTCCGACGATTTCTACGCGCCCGGTGCGCTGCGGTTCGTCGCCGACTACTTCGCCCGTCACCCCGAAGTCGACGCCCTCTACGGCCACCGCGTCGTCGTCGACGAACAGTCCCGCGAGATCGCGCGCTGGTTTCTCCCCGCCCACGACGCCGCCGTCCTTCGCCTCAACGATTTCATCCCGCAGGAGACGCTGTTCTGGCGCCGTCGCCTCTGGGATCGCGTTGGCGGACTCGACACGTCATTCCACTTCGCGGTCGACTGGGACCTGTTGCTCCGCTTCGACGCCGCCGGCGCGAACATCGTGCGCGTCCCGTATTTTCTCGCCTGCTTCCGCGCCCACGCCGCGCAAAAAACCTCCGCCGTCATGCACAGCACCGGCCAGATCGAGATCACCCGGCTCCGCGAGCGCACGCACGGCCGCACCTTTCCCGCGCACGAGATCGAGGGGCATCCGCTGCTCATGTGCTATCTCCGCCGCAGCGCCTTCCTCGAATTCGCCTGGCGCCTCGGCCTGCGCCTGTCGTGAAGCGGGCGACTGAATCTCAGGCGCCTCGCACGTAGATAATCGCGTATTTGGCGGGCGGCGAAAGCCAGCGCTCCCAACTCTGGCCCCACTCGATCGGTTTGCCGGCCAAATCGACGTCGCCATCGCGTCCGCCGCGGAACGCCGCGCGAACCCGGATGATCGCCTTGGTTCCCCGCGCACCGACGGCAAACTGCATCTCTCGGCTCAGCTTCTGCCCGCTGTCCTCGGCGTAACAGAATTTCGTCCACGTCTTTCCTCCGTCGACGGAGTAGTCGGCGTGGAAAAAACCGATCCGCTCGCCGTTTTCACCGGTGTTCGCGCTGACCGCCACCGAGACGACGCTTCCGGCCGCCACCTCGCTGGGGGCATCGATGTGGATCGAGCGTTCCACCCGCTGCGGCGGCGGCACGGCGATGCGCGCATACTTCGCCGGCGGCCAGCGCCAGTTTTTCCAGCTCTCGTCCCAATGGATCGGCGTCCCGCGGAAATCGGCATCACCCGCCTCGCCACCGCGGAAGGCCACGCGCACCCGCACGAGCGCCACGCCGCCCGTGGCGCTCGCCGTAAAGCCGACCCGGCGCGCGGCGCTCTTTCCAGCGTTCTCGAGATTGCAACAACCCGTCCAGGTCAGTCCCTCGTCGATCGAATACTCGGCATGCAAGAAACCGATCTGCTCGCCGTCGGTCGCATCGGTGCTCGCACCGATTTGCACCGAAACCGGTTTCCCGGCGACCGCTTCGCCGGGCGCTTCGATCGTAACCGCACGGTTCACCTCCGCCCGCAGGAACACTGCCGCAGCCATCAGCCAGAAACCTGCGTAAAGATAACGTCTCATGCTTTCGCCCGGCAATGAGGTCAGTGGCACGAGCCAACTCAACCCGCAAACGAGCGCCCCAAAATATTTCTTCGCTCGCAATGCAACGAGCACCGCGCAGAAAGCTCACCGACATGCGGCCACGTCGCGCCCGGTGCCTGCCTCGGTGCTGCCGCCACTCGTATTCGATGACTCCCATTTTCTCTCGCTGGCTCAAGCACCCCAAACTCTGGCGGAGACTTTCGCATCTGGCCGCACTTGTCCTGGCCGCGACGACCTATGTCGTCATCTACCGGTTCCTCGCCCGCTTCGCGGGCTACCCCATCGAGTTGGAGTGGCGCGAGGGAACGGCATGGCTGCATGCACTCGCGGGTTCGTTCGGCGTGAACATCTTCACCGATCCGCATCTTGCCTACGCGAATGCGAACCACGGCATCTTCGACCCGCTCATCAAGTCGGTCTTCGTGCGCGCCCTGCCATCGGTCGAGCCGCAATACATCCTGCGCTCCTTCGTCCTGCTCTTCCCTGTCGTTTCGCTGCTGGCCTCCTTCGTGCACAGTCGCCGGAAACTGCCGCTCGGCCCGGCCGTCGTCGCCGCGCTCGGCCTGAGCGCCGCGATGCTGATCCTCCTCCACGACATCGGCCATTGGAACACCTGCATCGGCCGCAGCGACTCCACGGCGCTCACCCTGCTGGCCGTGGCCTTTCTGGGCTACGCCGCGCCGGGCGACACGACGTTATCGCGCGTGTCTCGCCACGGCGCCTGCCTCGCGATCGCGCTCGTGTTCAGCACGAATTGGCGGATCTATCCCGTCGCCCTGGTGATTCCGCTGCTCGTGGAGCAGAGCCGCGATGCACTGCGCCTGCGCGATCTCGTCCGCCTCTACCTCGTCATCGCCGCCTACACGATCGGCACCTGCGCCGTCTTCGCCGCCGTCTGGTTCCACGGCGATCTCGCGCAGTATTACCGCTATTTTTTCGGCTTCTTCGGCACGAAATCCCCGTGGGCGGCCGCCTCCTCGCCGTTCGCGACCATGATCCATTACGTCCGCACCCCGGCTTTCGCGGCGATCATCGTTCTTTCGATCCTGCCCGTGCTGTTCGAAAGCGGCAAATGGCTGCTCGCCCGCTCCGGCAGCTTGCCGCGAACACTGGCCGCGCTGGCGCTGGCGCTCAGCCTGGGCGCCTCGATCGCCGCCTTCAAAATGAACTTCCAAGGCGCGGGCTACTGGTATCTCAGCCCGCAGGCATTCGTGCTGCTCGTCTACTATCAATCGCGCTTCACCCTCGGTCCCGGTGCCGCTTCCGCGCTCCTCATCGGCTGCCTGGGCATGCTCTGGCGCTCGGACAACCTCCCGTTGATGAGATGGCAATACGCCCAGCTCGCGGAGACGCTGCCCGCCGCGCGTCGCTACACCGCCGAATTGGTGCTGCTCGATCGCGAGTTCGGGATCTGCTCGGAGGAAGCCCACCTGTTCAAACGCACCCGCAACCTGCCGCCGGTCGACATGGGCGATGTCGCCGAGGCTTTCGCGAATGCGAACTACTTCGGCCCGCGTTTCACCGCCGTCTTCGCCCAACAGCGAGCCAGAATCGTCGCCCGAGAACCCGTGCTCGTCTTCGTCGGCGGTTGCGGCTCCTCCGCGCTCAAACAGCTCGCGCAAAGCGAGGAATACTGCCTCTTCCGAACCTCGCCCACTCTCTGGATCGGCGGTGCCGTGTATGTGCGCTTGGATCACCTGGAGGAGGTGCAACGCTTCCTCGTCGCTCACGCCGCGGAGCTTCCCTGACGGGCCCGGCCCTCGTCAGCGACCGCTCGCGGTCTTGCGTTCCGCAGAGTGGCTGTTGAGGCTTTTCGATCATGCAGTTGTCCATCGTCGTCCCCGTTTATCGGGAGGAGAAGAACATCCCCGAGTTCCTTCGGCGGCTGCAGCCCATCCTTGCCCCGATCACGAGCGACTACGAAGTCATCTTCGCGATGGACCCCTCGCCGGACCGCACGCAGGAGGTCATTCTCGCCGCCCGCGCCGCTGACGATCGCGTCAAATTCCTCCAACTTTCGCGCCGCTTCGGCCAGCCCATGGCCACGCTCGCCGGCATGACCTACTCGCGCGGCGACGCCGTCATCGTGATGGACGTTGACATGCAAGACCCACCCGAGCTGATCGGCGAAATGATCGCGAAATGGCGCGACGGCTTCGACGTCGTCCTTCCGCAACGCCGCCAGCGCACCGGCGAGCCGTGGCTCAAGAAACTCGTCTCCGCCGTCGGCTACCGCGTCATCAACCGCATCGCCGAAGTCCAGATTCCACCCAACACCGGCGATTTCCGCCTCATGTCGCGCCGCGTCGTCGACGAGGTCGTGCGCCTCCGCGAAACCCACGGTTTCCTCCGCGGCATGGTCGCCGTCGTCGGCTTCCGCCAGTGCATCATTCCGTTCGACCGGCCCGCGCGCCTGCACGGCCAGACCAACTACAACCGCTTCCTCGGTTCGCTGCGCATCGGTTTCAACGGCATCTTCTGCTTCAGCACCTACGCGCTGCAGTTGAGCACACTTTTCGGTTTCGTCATCGCCGGCGGTTCGCTGCTCCTCGCGGCCATCTATCTTTTCTACAAGCTCATGGGTTGGACGATTCTCTGGGGCAACCCCACCACGATCATCCTCATCTCCTTCCTCGGCGGCATTCAGCTCATCAGCGTCGGCATCCTCGGCGAATACATCGGCCGCATCTACGAGGAAGTCCGCGGCCGACCGCGCTTCATCGTCGAGCGCTCCGCCGGTTTCGACTCCCACGCCTGAGCCATGCCGACCGCCAAGTGGCCGAAAATCCTGCCGCCGCTCACACCCGAGCAACAGGCGCGCAACCACGAGTTCATGCGCCTCTGGCACGAGGAGCTGGGCGGCCGCTCGCGCTACGGCGCGGTGGAAAACTTCAACCACCTCTTCCCCGTCCGCGCCTCGCGCCCGGGCTTCCGCACCACGCTCGAGATCGGCGCCGGCCTCGGCGCGCACCTCGAATACGAACGCCTCACACCCGAGCAGGAAGCGAATTACTACTGCAACGAATACCGCGAAAACATGGCCGCCGCCATCCGCGCGCGTTTCCCGCGCGTGCGCACCGTCGTCGGCGATTGCCAGCAGCGCATGGATTTTCCGGACGGTTTCTTCGACCGCATCCTCGCCATCCACGTCCTCGAGCACCTGCCCGATCTCCCCGCCTGCCTGCGCGAACTCCATCGCCTGCTGAACAAGGACCGCGGCCAGCTGCTCATCGTCATCCCCACCGAGGGCAGCCCCGCCTACGGCCTCGCGCGCCGGATGTCCGCGCAACGCCTCTGGTATCGCCACTTCACCGCGCCCTACGCGGAGTTCTACACCCGCGAACACATCAACCTCGTGCCCGAAATCCGCGCCGAGCTCGCGCCGCTCTTCACCATCGAGCGCAGCCGCCATTTCCCGCTGCTCGTCCCCTTCCATTTCTGCAACCTCTGCATCGGCTTCTCCCTCCGCCCGCGGCCCACGCCGCTCGCGTGATCCCATGAAACACGTCTTCGTCACCGGCGCCGCCGGCTTCATCGGCTCCAATCTCGTCGACCGGCTCCTCGCCGACGGCATCCGCGTCACCGGCTGGGACAATCTCGCCACCGGCCAGCTCCGCTTCCTCGAAGCCGCGATCGCGAACCCGAACTTCCTGCTCATGCAGGGCGACAACCTCGACCTGCGCGCGCTCACCTCCGCCATGCGCGGCGCCGACTTCGTCGTCCACCTCGCGGCCAACGCCGACATCAAGGACGGCTGGGCGCATCCGAAAAAAGACCTGGAGCAAAACACCATCGCCACCTTCAACGTCCTCGAAGCCATGCGCGCCAATCGCGTGCGCCGCATCGCCTTCTCCTCGACCGGCTCCGTCTACGGCGAAGCGCTCGTCACGCCCGACCGCCCCACGCCCGAGACCGACGCGTTCCCCGTTCAAACCTCGCTCTACGCCGCCTCGAAGACCGCCGGCGAAGGCCTCATCTCCGCCTACGCCGAGGGCGGGCAGCTCGACGAAGCCTATCTCTTCCGCTTCGTCTCCATCCTCGGCGAGCGCTACACGCACGGCCACGTCTTCGACTTCTACAAGCAGCTCCTCGCGCACCCCGATCACCTCCGCGTCCTCGGCGACGGCCGCCAGCGCAAGAGCTACCTCTACGTGCAGGACTGCATCGACGCCATTCTCCACGTCACCCGCGCCCACACCGCGCGCGACGCCAAGCACCGCACGCAAGTCTACAACCTCGGCACGCCCGAATACGTCGAGGTCAACCAAAGCATCGGCCACATCTGCCGCGAACTCGGCCTCGCACCGCGCCTCGACTACACCGGCGGCGACCGCGGCTGGATCGGCGACAATCCCTTCATCTTCCTCGACACGAAAAAAATCTCGGCCACCGGCTGGCGCCCGAAGCTCACCATCGCCGACGCCGTCGTCCGCACCGTCCGCTGGCTGCGCGACAACCCCTGGGTCTACGAAGCCCGCGGATGAAGACATGAACTGGCTGCGCCGCGACCGCACCTTCTGGCTCGCCGCCATCGTGCTGATGCTCGGCGAGTTTCTCCTCTTCGACCGCATGACTTCGCGACACCACGCGGGATTCTATCCGCGCTGGAACGACCAGATCCAATACCTCACCGAAGCTTACACCGCCTACGAGAAAGCGCAGGGCGGCGGGTTCCTGGCCGGACTCAAACAAACGCTCACCAAGCCCGCGCTCCAAGGCACGCTCCACGACACCGCCGCCCTCTGCATTTTCACACTGGTCGGCTCGGCCTCGCGCAGTGCGGCGCTGAGCCTGAACATGCTCGTGTTTCTCGCCTGGCAGGCCGCGCTGATGTTCACCGTGCTGAGACTCACCGGCTCGCGTCCGCTCGCCTGGATCGCGTTCGCTCTCGTGCTCAGCCTCGCGTCACCCTGGTCCAATTCGCCCGGCTCTGCGGTCGACTTCCGCCTCGATCACGCCGCCATGTGCCTGATGGGCATCACCGCCTGCACGGCGCTGCTCACCGATGGATTTCGCCGCACGGGCGCTTCACTCGCGTTCGGCGCTGCGGTGGGACTCACGCTGCTCACGCGCTTTCTCACCGGCGCCTATTTTGCCATCGTGTTCGTCGCGCTCGGCGGCTGGATCCTGGCGGGCGCCGACCGGTGGCGTCGCCTCGGTCGCCTCGCCGCCGCCGGCGCGATCGCCGCGGCGGGCGCAGGCCCCGTATTCTGGCACAATCGCGAAGGCATCTATACCTACTACTGGATCGGCCACATCGCGGGAGCCGAGAGCAACGTCCGCACGCCCGGTCTCGATCCGCTCCACTCGCTCCAGTTTGTCTTCGGCCAATTCGCCACGGAACACCTCGGCCTGGCTTTCGGCGTGATCGCTGCCGCCCTTTTCGCCACCCTGGCGTTGCTCGCTCTGGTCTCGTCCCGGCGCTCGAGCGCCGTCCCCCGCCGGAGCGACTGGCTCGTCATCGCGTTTGTCTTCGCGATATTCCCCGGGCTGATCCTGACATTACACCGGCAAAAATCGGAGGTCGTCCTCGGCATCCTCGCGCCGGGCACCCTGCTGCTCATTCTCGGACTCGCCGTCTGGCTCTGGGATCGGGTCGATTTCGCCGACACCCGGCGCTGGCCCCGCCTCGCCTTCGCGAGTCTCGCGGCGGCCCTTCTCGCCGGCAGCACGGGCATTTATGTTTCCCGCCAATTCGCGCCTGTGGCCGACGCCGACACGATTGCGAGCGCCCGCACCGTGAATTTCATCTCCGACCGCATCTTCGAAACCGCACACTCGCGCCGCTTCGATCATCCCTACATCGCGGTGGATCAGATCGTCGATTACCTCGACGCCCAGATCCTCGCCGTGACCTGCTACGAACGGAAAAAGGTCTGGGTGAACTTCGTCATCCAACTCCCCAACTCGATTCTCGCGGAGCCGACCGACGCTATCCTCTACAAAATCAAGCTCTGCCATTTCGTCGTCCTCACCGATGAGATGAGCGGCAACGGTTTCTGGCCCTACGACAAGGAGCTCCGGCGCCTCTATCCGCAGCTCAAAACCTGGTGCGACGCCAACCTGGACCGACTCGAGTCGTTTGAGGTCTACGGTCGCAAACTCACTCTCTACGCGAAGCGCGCGGGCGCCTGATCACCTCTCATGAACGTCGCCATCCTCGGCCTCTGGCATCTCGGCTCCGTCACCGCCGCCTGCACCGCGCGCCACCACGCCGTCGTCGGCATCGACTTCGACGCCGCCAACATCGCGCAACTCGCCGCCGGCCGCGCCCCGCTCCACGAGCCCGGCCTCGACGACCTCCTCGCCGCGGGCCTCGCGCGTGGCGCGCTGTGCTTCTCCGTCGAACCCGCCGCCGTCGCTTCCGCCGACGTGCTTTGGGTATGCTACGATACGCCGGTCGACTCCGACGATCGCGCCGACGCCGCCTGGGTCGTCGCGCAGATCGAACGCGCCCTCCCACACCTGCGCCCCGGCACCCCCGTGCTCCTCTCGTCGCAACTGCCGGTCGGCACCTGCGCCCGCCTCGCCGCCGCGCACCCGCATCTGCTCTTAGCCTGCTCGCCGGAAAACCTCCGCCTCGGCAAGGCCATCGACGCCTTCGAAAAACCCGCACGTATCGTCGTCGGCGCACCCGACGCCGCCCGCGCCACGCTCGAACGCCTGCTCGCGCCCATCGGCGCGCCGCTGCTCTGGATGCGCCCCGCCTCCGCCGAGATGGTCAAGCACGCGCTCAACGGCTTCCTCGCTCTCTCCATCGCCTTCATCAACGAAATCGCCACCGTCGCCGAAACCGTCGGCGCCGACGCCGCCGAAATCTCCGCCGGTCTCAAATCCGAGCCGCGCATCGGCCCGCGGGCCTACCTCGGCGCTGGCGGCCCCTTCGCCGGCGGCACGCTCGCGCGCGACGTCGTCGCGCTCAGCGAGCTCGGCGCCGTGCGCCAGCTCCCGCTCGCCCTCATTCCCGCCATCAAGCAAAGCAACGACCGCCACCGCAGCTGGGCCGCACGCAAAATCTCCGCCGCCCTCGCCGACGTGCCGCACCCCACCATCGCCGTCCTCGGCCTCGCCTACACCCCGGGCACCAGCACGCTCCGCCGCAGCGCCGCCGTGGAACTGTGCCGCGCCCTCGCCGCATCGGGCGCCACCGTGCGCGCCTTCGACCCGCTCATCCGCGAGACCGACGCCGAACATCGCGACATCCCGCTCGTCGCTTCGCCCAACGCCGCGCTCGCCGGCGCGCACGCGGTCGCCATCTGCACCGAGTGGTCTGCCCTGCGCGAACTCGACTGGCCCGCCCTGCTCGCCTCCATGGCTCGCCCCGTCGTCGTCGACGCGAACCGGCACATCGAAAAACTCGCGGCTGGCCACCCCGGCCTCGTTTACCTCACCGTCGGTCGCCCATGAAACTTTCCGGCCTCAACACCCTCGTCACCGGCGGCAGTCAAGGTCTCGGCCGTCACATCGTCGAAGCGTTCCTCGCCGAAGGTGCTCACGTCACCTTCTGTGCGCGCACCGCTGACGACGTCGAGCGCACCCGCGCCGAACTCGCCCCGCACCTCTCCCCCGGTCAGCGTCTTGCTGCGCTCGCGTGCGACGTGAGCGACCCCGCGAGCGTCGCCACCCTCTTCGCCTGCGCCACCGAGCACGCGCCGCTCGACGTTCTCGTCAACAACGCCGGCATCTACGGCCCCATCGGGCCGACCGAAGAAGTGGACCTCGCCGACTGGTCGCGTGCTTGGAACATCAACGTCACCGGCGTCCTCCTCTGCTGCCAGCACGCCGTGCGCGCGATGAAGCCGCGCCGCGCCGGCCGCATCGTCAACATTTCCGGCGGCGGCGCGACGAACCCCATGCCTCGCCTTGTCAGCTACGCCGCCACCAAGGCCGCCGTCGTCCGCCTCACCGAGACGCTCGCTGAGGAATATCGCGCCGACGGCATCACCGTGAACGCCATCGCTCCCGGCGCGCTGCGCACCCGCATGACCCAGCAGGTCCTCGACGCCGGTCCCGAGCGCGCCGGCGCCGACTTCTTCGCCAAGAACAAGAAATGGTCCGACGAGGGCGCCGTCGATCCGCGACTCGCCGCCGCCCTTTGCGTCTGGCTCGCCGGCCCCGAAGGCCCCGCCGTCACCGGCAAACTCATCAGCGCCCAATGGGACCCGTGGCGCGACTTCGCGAAGTTCTCCGCCGAGTTGAAAGGCGACATCTACACGCTGCGCCGCATCGTGCCGGAGGATCGCAACAAGAAGCTCGGAGCCTGACCCCATGTCCGACGCCCCGTTGCGCTACGCCATCGTCGGTTGCGGACTCATCGGACGCAAACGCGCCGCTGCGCTTCAGCCCGGCCAGCTCCGCTACACGTGCGACCTCGACGCCGCCCGCGCCGCGGCGCTCGCCGCCACCGCGCCCGGCTGCATCGCGATCACCGATTTCGCCGTCGCACTCGCCGACCCGCAGGTCGACGCGTGCATCGTCGCCACACTCAACGGCTCGCTCGCCCCGCTCGCCCTTGCCGCCGTGCGCGCCGGCAAGCATGTGTTGGTCGAAAAACCCGGCGCGCTCAACGCCGCCCAGCTTCGCACCGTCGCCGCCGCGGCAGCCGAACGCGGCGTCCGCGTGCGCCTCGGCTACAACCATCGCTTCCATCCCGCGCTGCAGAAGGCCCGCGAGATTTTCGAGACCGGCGCACTCGGCCCGATGATGTTCCTGCGCGGACGCTATGGCCACGGCGGACGCAAGGGTTACGATCGTGAGTGGCGCGCCGACCCGAAACTCTCCGGCGGTGGCGAACTCATCGACCAAGGCGTGCACCTGATCGACCTCGCCGGCTGGTTCCTCGGCGACTTCGCCCAGATCGGCGGCCACGCACAGACGTGTTTCTGGGACATGCCGGTCGACGACAACGCCTTCCTCTCCCTCCGCACCGCCGCCGGCCAAACCGCGTGGCTGCATGTCTCGTGCACGGAGTGGAAAAACCTGTTCTCCCTCGAGATCTACGGCCGCGACGCGAAGCTCGCCATCGACGGCCTCGGCGGCAGCTACGGCCCGGAGCGCTGCACTTACTACAAGATGCTCCCGCAGATGGGTCCGCCCGAGACGCACGTCTTCGAGTTTCCGACCGGAGACCACTCCTGGGCGCTCGAACTCGCCGCCTTCGTCGATGACGTCCGCCTCGGCCGCGAGCCCAACCCCGGCCTCCGCGAAGGCATTCGCACCCTCGAGATCATCGAGGAAGTCTACCGCGCAAGCGGCTATCCCGTAAACTGCGCCGGTCTCTGACTGCTCCCCTTTCCGCATGATCATCACGCGCTCCCCTCTTCGCATTTCCCTCGGCGGCGGCGGCACGGACCTGCCGTCGTATTATCGCGAACACGGCGGCTTTCTCGTCGCCGGCGCCCTCGATAAATACGTCTACCTCACGCTCCATCGCACGTTCGTGCCGGACCTGATCGTGAAATACTCCAAACTCGAGCGCGTCGCCGACGCCTCGCAACTCGAGCACCCGATCGTGCGCGAAGCCTTCGCGCTCCTCGGCCTGAGTGGTCGCAGCCTCGAACTCACCTCGATGGCCGACATCCCCGGCGGCACCGGCCTCGGCTCGTCCGGCAGCTTCACCACCGCGCTCCTGAAGGTGCTCCACGCCGAAAAGAAAAACCTCATCTCACCTGCCGAGCTGGCCGAGCAAGCCTGCCACATCGAACTCGAACGTCTCGGCGAACCCATCGGCAAACAGGATCAATACATCGCCGCCATCGGCGGCATCACCGCCTTCACTTTCCACA
This window of the Candidatus Didemnitutus sp. genome carries:
- a CDS encoding UDP-glucose/GDP-mannose dehydrogenase family protein gives rise to the protein MNVAILGLWHLGSVTAACTARHHAVVGIDFDAANIAQLAAGRAPLHEPGLDDLLAAGLARGALCFSVEPAAVASADVLWVCYDTPVDSDDRADAAWVVAQIERALPHLRPGTPVLLSSQLPVGTCARLAAAHPHLLLACSPENLRLGKAIDAFEKPARIVVGAPDAARATLERLLAPIGAPLLWMRPASAEMVKHALNGFLALSIAFINEIATVAETVGADAAEISAGLKSEPRIGPRAYLGAGGPFAGGTLARDVVALSELGAVRQLPLALIPAIKQSNDRHRSWAARKISAALADVPHPTIAVLGLAYTPGTSTLRRSAAVELCRALAASGATVRAFDPLIRETDAEHRDIPLVASPNAALAGAHAVAICTEWSALRELDWPALLASMARPVVVDANRHIEKLAAGHPGLVYLTVGRP
- a CDS encoding Gfo/Idh/MocA family oxidoreductase; translated protein: MSDAPLRYAIVGCGLIGRKRAAALQPGQLRYTCDLDAARAAALAATAPGCIAITDFAVALADPQVDACIVATLNGSLAPLALAAVRAGKHVLVEKPGALNAAQLRTVAAAAAERGVRVRLGYNHRFHPALQKAREIFETGALGPMMFLRGRYGHGGRKGYDREWRADPKLSGGGELIDQGVHLIDLAGWFLGDFAQIGGHAQTCFWDMPVDDNAFLSLRTAAGQTAWLHVSCTEWKNLFSLEIYGRDAKLAIDGLGGSYGPERCTYYKMLPQMGPPETHVFEFPTGDHSWALELAAFVDDVRLGREPNPGLREGIRTLEIIEEVYRASGYPVNCAGL
- a CDS encoding SDR family oxidoreductase, yielding MKLSGLNTLVTGGSQGLGRHIVEAFLAEGAHVTFCARTADDVERTRAELAPHLSPGQRLAALACDVSDPASVATLFACATEHAPLDVLVNNAGIYGPIGPTEEVDLADWSRAWNINVTGVLLCCQHAVRAMKPRRAGRIVNISGGGATNPMPRLVSYAATKAAVVRLTETLAEEYRADGITVNAIAPGALRTRMTQQVLDAGPERAGADFFAKNKKWSDEGAVDPRLAAALCVWLAGPEGPAVTGKLISAQWDPWRDFAKFSAELKGDIYTLRRIVPEDRNKKLGA
- a CDS encoding glycosyltransferase; this translates as MTSLPELSDPHLRNVRAFYEAVPVTLNWTARGYRRWLAHYYNLLIPPTASVLEIGCGNGELLAQLHGRRKVGLDLSPRQVEAARLRLPGAEFHVQAGESLTLDEKFDFIVVSETLNQAADVQRLLERLHVVSHPQTRLLFNYYSNLWRPILAVARTFGLHAPQPQNSWISTADVQNLLQLADWQPVTKQGRLLVPVPCLGLDHLANRWLAPLFSLFCLTVFGVARPARRSAAADARTVSVVIPARNEAGNIEAAVLRTPELGAGTEIIFVEGNSTDHTWAEIQRVAAAYPQRNIKIMQQTGRGKGDAVRKGFAAATGDILMILDADLTMPPEELPKFYDVLARRQADFANGCRLVYPMDEKAMQFLNLCANKTFGLIFTWLLGQPVKDTLCGTKVLTRAHYEQIAANRAYFGDFDPFGDFDLLFGAAKLNLRIVDVPIRYKERTYGTTNIQRWKHGWLLLRMVLFAARKLKFV
- a CDS encoding class I SAM-dependent methyltransferase, with amino-acid sequence MPTAKWPKILPPLTPEQQARNHEFMRLWHEELGGRSRYGAVENFNHLFPVRASRPGFRTTLEIGAGLGAHLEYERLTPEQEANYYCNEYRENMAAAIRARFPRVRTVVGDCQQRMDFPDGFFDRILAIHVLEHLPDLPACLRELHRLLNKDRGQLLIVIPTEGSPAYGLARRMSAQRLWYRHFTAPYAEFYTREHINLVPEIRAELAPLFTIERSRHFPLLVPFHFCNLCIGFSLRPRPTPLA
- a CDS encoding glycosyltransferase; translated protein: MPVHSYIDQPADWSRPSRCVIIRGWAFADDGRTLAGVRLLARDRSLHGVVGLPRPDVRAALPAAPTDDTGFEIRGTLPPGAQQLRIKLLFSDGSTALALDRRVRIPRSWLPLWLGGGHWTELMFFQMPSHMAYPPRAIDPERFPPASRRAAPRLTVVTPSFRHAAYLEQTMRSVLEQDAPVDYVVQDGGSTDGSVEILQRLAREFPADGDAAHPRLVAWSSEHDAGQADAIARGFARTHGAPDEVMAYLNSDDFYAPGALRFVADYFARHPEVDALYGHRVVVDEQSREIARWFLPAHDAAVLRLNDFIPQETLFWRRRLWDRVGGLDTSFHFAVDWDLLLRFDAAGANIVRVPYFLACFRAHAAQKTSAVMHSTGQIEITRLRERTHGRTFPAHEIEGHPLLMCYLRRSAFLEFAWRLGLRLS
- a CDS encoding NAD-dependent epimerase/dehydratase family protein — translated: MKHVFVTGAAGFIGSNLVDRLLADGIRVTGWDNLATGQLRFLEAAIANPNFLLMQGDNLDLRALTSAMRGADFVVHLAANADIKDGWAHPKKDLEQNTIATFNVLEAMRANRVRRIAFSSTGSVYGEALVTPDRPTPETDAFPVQTSLYAASKTAGEGLISAYAEGGQLDEAYLFRFVSILGERYTHGHVFDFYKQLLAHPDHLRVLGDGRQRKSYLYVQDCIDAILHVTRAHTARDAKHRTQVYNLGTPEYVEVNQSIGHICRELGLAPRLDYTGGDRGWIGDNPFIFLDTKKISATGWRPKLTIADAVVRTVRWLRDNPWVYEARG
- a CDS encoding glycosyltransferase family 2 protein — encoded protein: MQLSIVVPVYREEKNIPEFLRRLQPILAPITSDYEVIFAMDPSPDRTQEVILAARAADDRVKFLQLSRRFGQPMATLAGMTYSRGDAVIVMDVDMQDPPELIGEMIAKWRDGFDVVLPQRRQRTGEPWLKKLVSAVGYRVINRIAEVQIPPNTGDFRLMSRRVVDEVVRLRETHGFLRGMVAVVGFRQCIIPFDRPARLHGQTNYNRFLGSLRIGFNGIFCFSTYALQLSTLFGFVIAGGSLLLAAIYLFYKLMGWTILWGNPTTIILISFLGGIQLISVGILGEYIGRIYEEVRGRPRFIVERSAGFDSHA